The genome window AACTTCTCACACCCTTCGTACCAGCCTCAAGTCAACTGTTGAGTTTCTCGACATCTTAAAGACGGCGCGCCCCTCCAGCATCATGGCATCAATGGACGTTGAATCACTTTTCACCAATGTTCCAGTAGACGATACCATAGAAATCATCTGCAAGCAAGTTTACCACACAGACGGAAAGAAACTTGCCATCACCGAAGAAACTCTACGTATCTTACTACGTACCTGCACCAAGGAAGCGGCCTTCTACGGGCCGGATGGAAAAATGTACGTACAGAGTGACGGCGTCGCCATGGGATTTCCTCTTGGTGTCCTTTTTGCCAATTTTTACATGGGAGTAGTTGAAGAAAAGGTCTTCGCGGAAAACCCGGACAAAAAACCTGCAGTCTACGCAAGATACATCGATGACATCTTCATCAACGCCAACACTGAAGAGGAAGTCTTACACCTGATCGATAATTTCAAGAAAAACTCCTGCTTCAACTACACACAGGAattggaagaagaaagcaaactCCCCTTCTTTGATGTCATGGTTCATCGTtccagctcctccttctccacgtccgttttttttttttttttttatttataccatatgggcttttcacgggaatttatgggctgaaggagatactttttggggtacctcctatgtcaaagcccacccgctaggaaaccgttgccccgagtaaggaagcccagcctacactcggaccgtggacaagattcgaacccatgcacttggagacccctaggatcccaaagcacgcatggtttcactgtaccacggcggcccaatAAAGTCTACAAATCTCGGCTTCTGCCTAAACGGAAAAGCGACTACCCAGAAAAATATAGGCACAGCGTCATCAATGCCTTTGTCAAGAGGGCTCTCACACACTCATCCTCATGGAACGCAGCCCACGCTGATTTCAAGAGGAACTCCCAGCTCCTCAGCAACAATGGCTATCCGCAGCAAGATATAGATGAAGTTATACGTCGCCGTATGGACAACTACATCCGTGAGAATCCCCCCAAACAACAAACATCATACATCACTCTCTACTACAAGAACACGATGTCCTCAGCATacaaagaagacgagaaagccATAAAGATCATCCACAACAACGTCTCGCCTGtcaacacagacactaaactcCAAGTCATCATTTACTATAAGACCAGAAAAACCGCAAGCCTCATCATGAAGAATAGCTGTCTTCCCCCGACACACTCCCTGCAAGAAGTGAACGTCGTGTACCGACACTCATGTACTGTTGGTGATTGCAGTCACCTAAACTCGAGGTACATCGGCTTCACATCTACAACCCTATCAAAGACAATCAGAGCACACCTACAGGACGGCGCCATACGACGACACTACATGAATGAGCACGGACTCATCCTGAAGCGACACCACATGgaaagcagcaccaccatcctagCTAAAGAAAACGACCTTAGAAGACTCAAGATGACTGAGGCGGTACACATCCACTCAGAAAAACCGACCATCAACATACAACAGCAGCCAGAATCATCTCTACCTTCCCAGCCACAACCAAACGGAGCTGCAACTGGCCGCTCATTAGCTGCGCCAAACACCACTCGATCTGCACTCTGATTGGCTTCCGCCGCTTATATAATCCCGTTTACGATTCCGatttgcactcacttctctcctgaTCAAGACCGAAAGACGTCTCGAGGAAATGGACTTCGGTTCATTACTACACCAGCTAAAACCTGACGAACGCACCCTTGtgcagaaaatacaaaatacacttTATAAATAGAATAATGCACGCCAAGCTGTCGACTTTAATAGTACATGCATTCAGAATGGTCTACTcccgaaatatatatatatatatatatatatatatatatatatatatatatatatatatatatatatatatatatatatatatatatatatatatatatatatatatatatatatatatatatatatatatatatatatatatatatatatatatatatatatatatatatatatatatatatatatatatatatatatatatatatatatatatatatatatatatatatatatatatatatatatatatatatatatatatatatatatatatatatatatatatatatatatatatatatatatatatatatatatatatatatatttatgtatgtatgtgtgtgtgtgtgtgtgctcgtatTTCTAGacagaaaatagtaaagattaaaAGAATCATTATGTTGTCAGATAAAAAGTTAAAGGATTGAATAATGTGTTAATGAGGCAGTTTTACGATTCTTGTATACATTTGAAAGTAGAGGGGAAtaaaggtaaatgaataaataatagatgATATAGAGTGAAAAAATACATACCTTTTTTTTAAACAAGTTAATTTTTCTCAGACCATTTCCTGCTGCTCTTTTATCCCCATCGTTTCGGTgttactgcagagtttcaccacaatcagctacgtgttttttacccacttcaagagatagagctcctgattacgagtaatttgaaccccatatatactaggtgcaacctttttgaatggcAACACAGATTTTTGtaaatttaagcgtgttttggtgataAGCCGTGACACtagcctcccgcatcaaaccctgccgcacactgatggtgtcatgCGCTCGCGGCGGCTCGGCGGGCTTCGTGACATACCTTTGTCTGAAcatgcgcttaattgtttacgctgattggttctgttctttgaaactgaagcggcggccaatgaaaaaaaaaaagcataactatttccaccaatcacgacggcccctgaggttaggtttagttaggttaggttaggttgggtttagttaggttaggttaggttagattaggttgagttaggttaggttaggttagattaggttaagttaggttaggttaggttcttttctggaggaaactaattttttctggtagaattcggcttgtttttaattaatttaccagttgATTTTTTATGgaaatcataatatgtttcggggctgtacaaaaaaaaaaaaaaaattggttgatttgcgccaaaaacaagtggtgttttaattaaaagcaagccgaaatctaccagaaaaaaattgtttcgtccagaaagggcaaggtggtgaaactctgtaggTTTACCCTCGTTTCATTCCTCTGTTTTTTCATTAATCTGGATGCAAACTACACTGGTTTAGCTGCACACGAAATAGGTTCATATTGCTTCATATACCTAATTGAGTTGAtagatgtctgtgtgtgtgtgtgtgtgtgtgtgtgtgtgtgtgtgtgtgtgtgtgtgtgtgtgtgtgtatgtgtgtgtgtgtgtgtgtgtgtgtgtgtgtgtgtgtgtgtgaagaagagaCGACGTAGAATAAAGGAAATGCACCTACAGTCTCACATAACTTCACTTAGATGAAGTATTGTAGAATAATACATATTTACCCAAGAAAACCGTATTGAAACTTCTTATAcacaaaaactgtaaaaaaaaaaaattgaataaggcaaaagagagaaaaaaaagtatcgaTACATGATGAAGAGTACAAAAAACAGAATAACGCCATCACTAGTAAAGTAATCAAAATTGAAGCAGCAATAGTGGCAtacacttaaaaaaacaaaatactcaGCAATATTAAGATGAGAGAGGGGGGTGTTAAAGATTTCCAGTGgggtgggaaggaggggaggatggctggcgaaataaaggaggaagtagCTTGGAATATGTTAATGAGGGTAAGAGGTTAGTAGTCTTAATGGTTCTGTTTGTACGCAGCTCTCAAGGGGAAGCACTTTGCCTGGCTtcacgtggaggaggaaaaggaagagaaggaggaagaggaggaagaggaggaggaggaggaggaggaggaggaggaggaggaggaggtggaggtggaggaagaggagaaggaggaagaggaggagaaggaggaggaagagacaaaggTGGCTTTTTTCATAAGTATGCCGTCTACTCTTTTGTAAtaaacctttcattctctctctctctctctctctctctctctctctctctctctctctctctctgttcatgaATATCTACGTAAATTACATGACTTAGAAATGGATGGGCTGAGTGACTGGtacctcatccttcttctccttcttctttgctCGTGTTATGATTTATTTCATATATGATAATTATTTAATGGTcttttactatcattactgtctttttttattgttgcaaACAGAAAAGGTAAACTGGTAAGCATATTCCTGGGTGACGGTGACCAGGTAGGACTCACACTAGCCTTACATAACTTGTGAAAACCTCAGGGGCAATCAGCAGGTTGAAAGGTGCCACACTTTCGGTCTTCCACTAGGAGCTACTTAACCACCAACTTCGGAAACTCGCAAGAGCTTCTTGATGGTGTCACCAGATGCCTCTGAGTGTAACTTTTCTTGCTCACTCAGCGCCTCAGTCAGCCAAGCAGCGCAACATCCACCTGCCCTGGCAAAGACGGTGCCTCCTTCACACacgcgcgagcacacacacacacacacacacacacacacacactctctctctctctctctctctctctctctctctctctctctctctctctctttctctccctctttctcactcttctcctttccttcacatcttgcttacattctttcttttttttttctttcttttgtttccccaCACTATCCTTTCGTCTCCCTCTTGACCACTTTCCGGGAGACGCTTTTTTTAGGCGTCTGGCCGAGCCTCCCTGAAACGACTGCCTCTGAATATGCAACGACCCACCGTTTTACTgtcacgtacacacacgtacacacacacacacacacacacacacacacacagagagagagagagagagagagagagagagagagagagagagagagagagactcactcgTATCCACAAAGCGACTCAGTGTTGATTGTTGTCAATTTctggtattttcttgtttattaattaatttatttatttttcgtgcaCGATATAATGAATGAAACACTTCCCGTTGTGTTTCCATTTTTCATCGTTTGGTTTTCATTTCCAGTTTTCATTTTGCTGTCATGAACAAATGCTTTGAGGGCacgagaattaaaaagaaaatatatgaagtgTGATGCTGAACAAGGACATTCGCTCCCTTACTGCAATGGCACCAGAAGCAGGAACtgaaaagaggataaaatcTATGACAACGAGATATTAGTAAATGAACCTTTATATTGATATTACTACGACGATTGCCACTACCATttctactacttatactactactactactattactactactactaccactactactactactactactactactactactactactactactaataataataataataatactatactacaactactttactactactagtaccacctacaatgataataataatgataacagtgtgataataataatgatatcagtACGACTACGACGACTACAACAACGAAAAAGcaaatttttttcatatgcGTGTATTTCGAGCTGATGTATGAGGATTCAGGACACTTCTGTCAAACTCGAAACATTCCGTTTCGTCTGCCCCTTCAATGCGCTGCCAATCTGTACTGCCTTTTTCCTTTAACCCGTTCAGTGCTACAAGCAACTTTTAAACTTCGTGAATACTCCTTTCAGTCAATCCGATGTAATAAAGATTGTTTGATTGTACTTATTGAGTAACAAGTATATGATTCGAAAAAGCATGATGGCGCAAAAACCATCAAATAACATCACTAACGTAATCTTGTTGTGACGAATAGAATGATTGAGAGTTGCAACAGTAGAATGTTATGAATGTGATGTATTGTTAATGTACTTCCTGCCATTACTTAGTCCGTCAGTACACTTAACCTTAAAAGCTTTAACAATTGTCTTAATAGGAGCTACTTACATGGAACAACTTGCATGTATTCACTCATTAATGTAGTTGTAGAAGTGCGGACGAGTGAAGTTGTAGTTACAATGATGCTATATATTGACTGGTGTTTtgatgtcatattttttttctactgaaaTCAATTAATAGAGGAGCTTGTAAATGGTTCATGCAAGTAACAAGCAACGTAATAGCTGTGTATCATTAAAACAATTGCCtaagaatgaaatagaaatatgtAGCGGAAATATTGAACTTAACCAAGAAAACATTTTACAtcgacatctctctctctctctctctctctctctctctctctctctctctctctctctctctctctctctctctctctctctcacttcataacatcaacaccatcaccactacaaccatcatATCAGTCACGGTTTTCATATTCAAAGGTCACACTCCTAGCATTTTTATTACTCGTGGCCTGAGGTAGTGACGCAGGAACTCTAGTGACGTCACCCACTCCTGAGCAGGCAACTCTGTTGATTAGCTACTGCCTGACGTCATTGCAGTCAAGGTTACTGAGCCATCATTACGTGTTTGACCTGGAAGCTAGATGTGGCTgttctttggtggtggtgatggtcgatggtagtggtagtggtggttacaGTTTTGTTgcgattgttgttgttaggtaataaaagtagtagtagtagtagtagtagtagtagtagtagtagtgacagaagTAGCAAAGTTTGTTTATGTagagtcagtagtagtagtagtagtagtagtagtagtagtagcagcagcagcagtagtagtagaagtagtagtaatagtagtagtagtagtagtagtagtagaagtagtaggagtagtagtagtagcagtagtcatcATTGTAATCATCATGCTttatagaaatatataaaaagagcaTGTACTACATATCATTTTGGATTTGATAATATCAGACACAATTACTGATTATGTTATTGTAATGCAAACACCTCATATGACTTCAACCTACAACACTAATTTTGCTATGGATATATTATTATGTAATACTGATACTCTGAAGGGCCACGCTGGCAGCCCGCAAACATCAAAGGGCGAACTAATCCACATCCGATACTGTCACGTGGCGTAGCCTGGGGAGTGTCAGAGTGGCCTATCAGTGTGACAGTGAACTCAGGAGTGTGATGAGTTACTTTGGTGTGTGAGGATGCTTAGACAAGTGTGAGGGTGACCTGGAAGATATGAGGGTGGCCTGGAGATTGTGACGGTGGCCTGGGCAATATGAGGGTGATCCTGGCAGTATGAGGATAGTCTAGGTAGTGTGAGAGTGCCTTGGACGGAATGAGGGTGACCTTGGGCAGTGTGAGAGTGGCTTAGGCAGTGTGAGTGTTGCTTGGACAGTATAAGCGTGTCTTAAACACTGTGAAGATAGCCTGGGGAGTGTGAGAATGGCTTGGACAGTGTGAGAGTGGCTTGGGAAGTGTGAAAGTGGCTTGGGCAGTGTGAGATTGATTTGGGCTGCGTGAGAGTGGGTTGGGTAGTGTGAAAGTGGCTTGGGCAGTGTGAGGGTGGCTTGAGCAGTGTGAGATTGACTTGGGCAGCATGAGAGTGGCTTGGGCAGTGTGAGTGGCTTCGGCAGTGTGAGAGTGGCTTGGGCAGTTTGAGGGTGGATTGGGGCAGTGTTAGAGTGACTTGGGCAGTGTGAGAGTGACTTGGGCAGTATGAGAGTGGATTGGGCAGTGTGAGAGTGGCTTGGGCAGTGTGAAGGTGGCTTGGGCAGTGTGAGAGTGACTTGGGCAGTGTGAGAGTGGCTTGGGCAGTATGAGAGTGGCTTGGGCAGTGTGAGAGTGACTTGGGCAGTGTGAGGGTGGCTTGGGCAGTGTGAGAGTGACTTGGGCAGTATGAGAGTGGCTTGGGCAGTGTGAGGGTGGCTTGGGCAGTGTGAGAGTGACTTGGGCAGTATGAGAGTGGCTTGGGCAGTGTAAGAGTGGCTTGGGCAGTGTGAGAGTGGCTTGGGCAGTATGAGATTGACTTGGACATTGTGAGGGTGGCTTGGGCAGTGTGAAAGTGGCTTGGGCAGTGTGAGAGTGGCTTGGGCAGTGTGAGGGTGGCTTGGGCAGTGTGAGAGTGACTTGGGCAGTATGAGAGTGGCTTGGGCAGTGTGAGAGTGGCTTGGGCAGTGTGAGAGTGGCTTGGGCAGTACGAGATTGACTTGGACAGTGTGAGGGTGGCTTGGGCAGTGTGAAAGTGGCTTGGGCAGTGTAAGAGTGGCTTGGACAGTGTGAGGTGGCTTGGACAGTGAGAAATTGACTTGGGCAGTGTGAGAGTGGCTTGGGCAGTGTGAAAGTGGCTTGGGCAATATAAGAGTGGCTTGGACAGTGTGAGATGGCTTGGGCAGTGAGAAAATTGACTTGGGCAGTGTGAGAGTGGCTTGGGCAGTGTGAGGGTGGCTCTGACAGTGTGAGGATGGCTTGGGCAATGTGAGGGTGGCTTGGGCAGTGAGAGAGTAGCTATGCAGTATGAAAGTGGCTTGGGAAGTGTGAGAGTAGCTTG of Portunus trituberculatus isolate SZX2019 chromosome 37, ASM1759143v1, whole genome shotgun sequence contains these proteins:
- the LOC123514127 gene encoding uncharacterized protein LOC123514127, which translates into the protein MASMDVESLFTNVPVDDTIEIICKQVYHTDGKKLAITEETLRILLRTCTKEAAFYGPDGKMYVQSDGVAMGFPLGVLFANFYMGVVEEKVFAENPDKKPAVYARYIDDIFINANTEEEVLHLIDNFKKNSCFNYTQELEEESKLPFFDVMVHRSSSSFSTVINAFVKRALTHSSSWNAAHADFKRNSQLLSNNGYPQQDIDEVIRRRMDNYIRENPPKQQTSYITLYYKNTMSSAYKEDEKAIKIIHNNVSPVNTDTKLQVIIYYKTRKTASLIMKNSCLPPTHSLQEVNVVYRHSCTVGDCSHLNSRYIGFTSTTLSKTIRAHLQDGAIRRHYMNEHGLILKRHHMESSTTILAKENDLRRLKMTEAVHIHSEKPTINIQQQPESSLPSQPQPNGAATGRSLAAPNTTRSAL
- the LOC123514128 gene encoding extensin-like, which gives rise to MVHLMVRREHATHSTSHPHTVQAILTLPKPLAHCASHSHTAQATLTLPKPPSHCPSSPLYCPNYSLKPRQSHVAQATLALIKPLSHWLSHSYTPQATLILSTVTLSKLPSDCPGHSRTAEATQTAQAILTLPKPPSHCPSRSHTAKGHPHVVQSQPKPLSRYLSHLRTEQATLTLPKPLSYCIATLSLPKPPSHCPSHPHTVRATLTLPKPLSHCPSQFSHCPSHLTLSKPLLYCPSHFHTAQATLTLPKSISHCPSHLTLSKPLLHCPSHFHTAQATLTLSKSISYCPSHSHTAQATLTLPKPLSYCPSHSHTAQATLTLPKPLSHCPSHFHTAQATLTMSKSISYCPSHSHTAQATLTLPKPLSYCPSHSHTAQATLTLPKPLSYCPSHSHTAQATLTLPKSLSHCPSHSHTAQATLTLPKSLSHCPSHLHTAQATLTLPNPLSYCPSHSHTAQVTLTLPQSTLKLPKPLSHCRSHSHCPSHSHAAQVNLTLLKPPSHCPSHFHTTQPTLTQPKSISHCPSHFHTSQATLTLSKPFSHSPGYLHSVTLIPSKALSHYLDYPHTARITLILPRPPSQSPGHPHIFQVTLTLV